One genomic segment of Myotis daubentonii chromosome 14, mMyoDau2.1, whole genome shotgun sequence includes these proteins:
- the MSL2 gene encoding E3 ubiquitin-protein ligase MSL2 isoform X2, with the protein MMMKPSCSWCKDYEQFEENKQLSILVNCYKKLCEYITQTTLARDIIEAVDGSSDILALLNDGSLLCEETEKPSDSSFTLPLTHSPLPSTSEPTTDPQASLSPISESTLSIAIGSSVINGLPIYNGLSIDRFGINIPSPEHSNTIDVCNTVDIKTEDLSDSLPPVCDTVATDLCSTGIDICSFSEDIKPGDSLLLSVEEVLRSLETVSNTEVCCPNLQPNLEVSNVSNGPFLQLSSQSLSHNVFMSTSPALHGLSCTAATPKVAKLNRKRSRSESDSEKVQPLPISTIIRGPTLGASVPVTVKRESKISLQPIATVPNGGTTPKISKTVLLSTKSMKKSHDHGSKKSHSKTKPGILKKDKTVKEKIPSHHFMPGSPTKTVCKKTQEKKGCKCGRATQNPSVLTCRGQRCPCYSNRKACLDCICRGCQNSYMANGEKKLEAFAVPEKALEQTRLTLGINVTSIAVRNASTSTSVINVTGSPVTTFLAASTHDDKSLDEAIDMRFDC; encoded by the coding sequence ATGATGATGAAACCTTCATGTAGTTGGTGCAAAGACTATGAGCAGTTTGAGGAAAACAAGCAGTTAAGCATCCTAGTGAACTGCTACAAAAAACTATGTGAATATATAACACAGACTACATTGGCACGCGATATAATAGAAGCAGTCGACGGTTCTTCTGATATTTTGGCTTTGCTTAATGATGGATCATTGCTTTGTGAGGAGACAGAAAAACCCTCAGATTCATCCTTTACTTTGCCTTTGACACATTCCCCTTTACCTTCGACCTCAGAACCCACAACTGATCCTCAAGCTAGTTTATCTCCAATATCTGAAAGCACCCTCAGCATTGCTATCGGCAGTTCTGTTATCAATGGTTTGCCTATTTATAATGGACTTTCAATAGATAGATTTGGTATAAATATTCCTTCCCCTGAACATTCAAATACGATTGATGTATGTAACACTGTTGACATAAAAACTGAAGATCTGTCTGACAGCTTGCCACCTGTCTGTGACACGGTAGCCACTGACTTATGCTCCACAGGCATTGATATCTGCAGTTTCAGTGAAGATATAAAACCTGGTGATTCTCTGTTACTGAGTGTTGAGGAAGTACTCCGCAGCCTAGAAACTGTTTCAAATACAGAGGTTTGTTGCCCTAATTTGCAGCCCAATTTGGAAGTATCCAATGTATCCAATGGACCTTTTCTGCAGCTTTCTTCCCAGTCTCTTAGCCATAATGTTTTTATGTCCACCAGTCCTGCACTTCATGGGTTATCATGTACAGCAGCAACTCCGAAGGTAGCAAAATTGAATAGAAAACGATCCAGATCAGAAAGCGACAGTGAGAAAGTTCAGCCACTTCCAATTTCTACCATTATCCGAGGCCCAACTTTGGGGGCATCTGTTCCTGTGACAGTGAAACGGGAAAGCAAAATTTCTCTTCAGCCTATAGCAACTGTTCCCAATGGAGGCACAACACCGAAAATCAGCAAAACTGTACTTTTATCTACTAAAAGCATGAAAAAGAGTCATGACCATGGATCCAAGAAATCTCACTCTAAAACCAAGCCAGGTATtcttaaaaaagacaaaacagtaaAGGAAAAGATTCCTAGTCATCATTTTATGCCAGGAAGTCCTACCAAGACTGTGTGTAAAAAAACCCAGGAAAAGAAAGGGTGTAAATGTGGGCGTGCTACTCAAAATCCAAGTGTTCTTACATGCCGCGGCCAACGCTGCCCTTGCTACTCTAACCGCAAAGCCTGCTTAGATTGTATATGTCGTGGCTGCCAAAACTCCTATATGGCCAATGGGGAGAAGAAGTTGGAGGCATTTGCTGTGCCAGAAAAGGCCTTGGAGCAGACCAGGCTCACTTTGGGCATTAATGTGACTAGCATTGCTGTGCGCAATGCTAGTACCAGCACCAGTGTAATTAATGTCACAGGGTCCCCAGTAACGACGTTTTTAGCTGCCAGTACCCATGATGATAAAAGTTTGGATGAAGCTATAGACATGAGATTCGACTGTTAA
- the MSL2 gene encoding E3 ubiquitin-protein ligase MSL2 isoform X1 gives MNPVNATALYISASRLVLNYDPGDPKAFTEINRLLPYFRQSLSCCVCGHLLQDPIAPTNSTCQHYVCKTCKGKKMMMKPSCSWCKDYEQFEENKQLSILVNCYKKLCEYITQTTLARDIIEAVDGSSDILALLNDGSLLCEETEKPSDSSFTLPLTHSPLPSTSEPTTDPQASLSPISESTLSIAIGSSVINGLPIYNGLSIDRFGINIPSPEHSNTIDVCNTVDIKTEDLSDSLPPVCDTVATDLCSTGIDICSFSEDIKPGDSLLLSVEEVLRSLETVSNTEVCCPNLQPNLEVSNVSNGPFLQLSSQSLSHNVFMSTSPALHGLSCTAATPKVAKLNRKRSRSESDSEKVQPLPISTIIRGPTLGASVPVTVKRESKISLQPIATVPNGGTTPKISKTVLLSTKSMKKSHDHGSKKSHSKTKPGILKKDKTVKEKIPSHHFMPGSPTKTVCKKTQEKKGCKCGRATQNPSVLTCRGQRCPCYSNRKACLDCICRGCQNSYMANGEKKLEAFAVPEKALEQTRLTLGINVTSIAVRNASTSTSVINVTGSPVTTFLAASTHDDKSLDEAIDMRFDC, from the coding sequence GACATTTGCTACAAGATCCTATTGCACCCACCAACTCCACCTGCCAACACTATGTCTGCAAAACTTGTAAAGGCAAGAAAATGATGATGAAACCTTCATGTAGTTGGTGCAAAGACTATGAGCAGTTTGAGGAAAACAAGCAGTTAAGCATCCTAGTGAACTGCTACAAAAAACTATGTGAATATATAACACAGACTACATTGGCACGCGATATAATAGAAGCAGTCGACGGTTCTTCTGATATTTTGGCTTTGCTTAATGATGGATCATTGCTTTGTGAGGAGACAGAAAAACCCTCAGATTCATCCTTTACTTTGCCTTTGACACATTCCCCTTTACCTTCGACCTCAGAACCCACAACTGATCCTCAAGCTAGTTTATCTCCAATATCTGAAAGCACCCTCAGCATTGCTATCGGCAGTTCTGTTATCAATGGTTTGCCTATTTATAATGGACTTTCAATAGATAGATTTGGTATAAATATTCCTTCCCCTGAACATTCAAATACGATTGATGTATGTAACACTGTTGACATAAAAACTGAAGATCTGTCTGACAGCTTGCCACCTGTCTGTGACACGGTAGCCACTGACTTATGCTCCACAGGCATTGATATCTGCAGTTTCAGTGAAGATATAAAACCTGGTGATTCTCTGTTACTGAGTGTTGAGGAAGTACTCCGCAGCCTAGAAACTGTTTCAAATACAGAGGTTTGTTGCCCTAATTTGCAGCCCAATTTGGAAGTATCCAATGTATCCAATGGACCTTTTCTGCAGCTTTCTTCCCAGTCTCTTAGCCATAATGTTTTTATGTCCACCAGTCCTGCACTTCATGGGTTATCATGTACAGCAGCAACTCCGAAGGTAGCAAAATTGAATAGAAAACGATCCAGATCAGAAAGCGACAGTGAGAAAGTTCAGCCACTTCCAATTTCTACCATTATCCGAGGCCCAACTTTGGGGGCATCTGTTCCTGTGACAGTGAAACGGGAAAGCAAAATTTCTCTTCAGCCTATAGCAACTGTTCCCAATGGAGGCACAACACCGAAAATCAGCAAAACTGTACTTTTATCTACTAAAAGCATGAAAAAGAGTCATGACCATGGATCCAAGAAATCTCACTCTAAAACCAAGCCAGGTATtcttaaaaaagacaaaacagtaaAGGAAAAGATTCCTAGTCATCATTTTATGCCAGGAAGTCCTACCAAGACTGTGTGTAAAAAAACCCAGGAAAAGAAAGGGTGTAAATGTGGGCGTGCTACTCAAAATCCAAGTGTTCTTACATGCCGCGGCCAACGCTGCCCTTGCTACTCTAACCGCAAAGCCTGCTTAGATTGTATATGTCGTGGCTGCCAAAACTCCTATATGGCCAATGGGGAGAAGAAGTTGGAGGCATTTGCTGTGCCAGAAAAGGCCTTGGAGCAGACCAGGCTCACTTTGGGCATTAATGTGACTAGCATTGCTGTGCGCAATGCTAGTACCAGCACCAGTGTAATTAATGTCACAGGGTCCCCAGTAACGACGTTTTTAGCTGCCAGTACCCATGATGATAAAAGTTTGGATGAAGCTATAGACATGAGATTCGACTGTTAA